The following proteins come from a genomic window of Lycium ferocissimum isolate CSIRO_LF1 chromosome 4, AGI_CSIRO_Lferr_CH_V1, whole genome shotgun sequence:
- the LOC132054886 gene encoding uncharacterized protein LOC132054886 produces the protein MHIEKNICESILGTLLNIDGKTKDTYKARQDLKDMNIRKELWLQHDGSSCTMPAACYTMSKKEKKKFWAFVKDVKFPDGYASNISGCVSEDDGQISRLKSHDYHVLLQRVLPIAIRGFENKNVSSSLIDLGDFFQRLCCKTLRRDDLEQLERDIIVILCKLEMIFPPAFFDIMVHLAVHLPREAMYGGPVQYRWMYKIERFLCKLKRYVRNKARAEGSIAEGYIIDECLTFCSMYLTGIETRFNREDRNDDGSSKKDEPVLDIFSKSVRPFGDGDYDAIPRKDLDMARWYVLNNCEEAESFLQEHKEELVKQDVGNIEEKHREQFPLWFKKESK, from the exons ATGCACATAGAAAAGAACATTTGTGAGAGTATTCTGGGGACTTTATTAAATATTGATGGGAAAACTAAGGACACATATAAAGCAAGACAAGATCTTAAGGATATGAACATAAGAAAAGAACTATGGTTGCAACATGATGGTTCTAGTTGTACAATGCCAGCTGCTTGTTATACTATgtcaaaaaaagagaaaaaaaagttttgggcATTTGTAAAAGATGTTAAATTTCCTGATGGTTATGCTTCAAATATCTCAGGGTGTGTAAGTGAGGATGATGGTCAAATAAGTAGACTCAAAAGTCATGACTATCATGTCCTGTTACAACGAGTGCTACCTATTGCTATTCGtggatttgaaaataaaaatgtctCTTCATCATTGATTGATTTAGGCGATTTCTTCCAACGATTATGTTGTAAGACATTGAGACGAGATGACTTAGAACAACTTGAAAGGGATATAATTGTTATATTATGTAAGCTTGAGATGATCTTTCCACCTGCTTTTTTCGATATTATGGTACATTTGGCTGTGCATTTACCACGAGAGGCTATGTATGGGGGACCAGTACAATATCGTTGGATGTACAAAATTGAGAGGTTCTTGTGCAAGCTTAAGCGTTATGTGCGAAACAAGGCACGAGCAGAAGGTTCTATTGCAGAAGGCTATATTATTGATGAATGTTTGACATTTTGCTCTATGTATCTTACCGGCATCGAAACTAGATTTAATCGTGAAGATCGAAATGATGATGGATCTAGCAAGAAAGATGAACCTGTTCTAGACATATTTTCAAAGAGTGTTAGACCATTTGGAGATGGAGATTATGATGCCATACCAAGGAAAGATCTTGATATGGCTCGGTGGTATGTGTTGAATAATTGCGAAGAAGCAGAATCTTTTCTTCA AGAGCATAAAGAAGAGTTGGTGAAACAAGATGTTGGGAATATAGAAGAGAAACACAGAGAACAATTTCCTTTATggtttaaaaaggaaagtaagtgA